Proteins from one Cyclopterus lumpus isolate fCycLum1 chromosome 11, fCycLum1.pri, whole genome shotgun sequence genomic window:
- the LOC117739321 gene encoding myeloid zinc finger 1-like, with protein MSKVQMLRCLVNQRLTAAAQEIFGLFERTIAEYEEELCSSREENERQRKLLDAVFNPEVRNQRADLQQLLVVQEEVPPEQQVWSSSLDQEDPEPPHIKEDQEDPEPPHIKEDQEDPEPPHIKEDQEDPEPPHIKGDQEDPEPSHIKEEQEDLWTSQEGEQLQGLEEAGIRFSFTVKSEDDEEEAQSSHLHQRQTEQMETEADGEDCGAPEPDRKSDSERPPGPDIDNETGDSSEPETDDCDDWKRNKEPSWGSNSLADQNLCICSECGKRFSNRTNLKVHMLIHTVLNPFFCTLCNIRFSQKRKLICHMKRHQPAKSHRCPEDPEPPHIKEDQEDPEPPHIKEDQEDPEPPHIKEDQEDPEPPHIKEEQEDPEPPHIKEDQEDPEPPHIKEDQEDPEPPHIKEDQEDPEPPHIKEDQEEADGEDCGEPDTEPETDDWKRNKEPSRGSNSHQKVLDQRFFADRKLYICSECGKRLGNRANLKVHMLIHTVPKPFCCTLCSGRFPQKKKLIRHMKLHHFCRCPVCNKRFRYNGDITRRLESHSGEPAGPRTYCI; from the exons ATGTCTAAAGTCCAAATGCTGAGATGTTTAGTCAACCAGCGACTAACTGCGGCTGCGCAAGAGATATTTGGGCTGTTTGAAAGAACCATAGCAGAGTACGAGGAGGAACTTTGtagttccagagaggagaacgagcgacAACGGAAACTTCTGGACGCTGTGTTCAACCCGGAAGTCCGGAATCAAAGAGCAG acctccagcagctgttggtggttcaaGAAGAGGTTCCCCCTGAGCAGCAGGTctggagctccagtctggaccaggaggacccagagcccccacacattaaagaggaccaggaggacccagagcccccacacattaaagaggaccaggaggacccagagcccccacatattaaagaggaccaggaggacccagagcccccacacattaaaggggaccaggaggacccagagccttcacacattaaagaggaacaggaggacctctggaccagtcaggagggagagcagcttcaaggtctggaggaggctggtatcaGGTTCTCATTCactgtgaagagtgaagatgatgaagaggaagctcagtcctctcatcttcatcaaagacaaactgaacagatggaaacagaagctgatggagaggactgtggagcaccagaaccagacaggaagtcagattCAGAAAGACCTCCAGGACCAGATATTGATAACGAGACTGGAGACTCCTCTGAACCTGAGACTGATGACTGTGATGATTGGAAACGGAACAAAGAACCTTCGTGGGGTTCAAACTCTCTCGCTGACCAGAACTTGTGCATCTGCTCTGAATGCGGCAAAAGATTCAGCAACCGGACCAACCTGAAGGTCCACATGTTGATCCACACGGTACTCAACCCATTCTTTTGCACACTTTGCAATATCAGATTTTCTCAGAAGAGGAAATTAATTTGTCACATGAAGCGTCACCAACCGGCAAAAAGTCACCGCTGTccagaggacccagagcccccacacattaaagaggaccaggaggacccagagcccccacacattaaagaggaccaggaggacccagagcccccacacattaaagaggaccaggaggacccagagcccccacacattaaagaggaacaggaggacccagagcccccacacattaaagaggaccaggaggacccagagcccccacacattaaagaggaccaggaggacccagagcccccacacattaaagaggaccaggaggacccagagcccccacacattaaagaggaccaggaggaagctgatggagaggactgtggaGAACCAGATACTGAACCTGAGACTGATGATTGGAAACGGAACAAAGAACCGTCACGCGGTTCCAACTCTCACCAAAAAGTGCTCGATCAGCGATTTTTTGCTGACAGGAAATTGTACATCTGCTCTGAATGCGGGAAAAGGTTGGGCAACCGGGCCAACCTGAAGGTCCACATGTTGATCCACACGGTACCCAAACCATTCTGTTGCACACTTTGCAGCGGAAGATTTCCTCAGAAGAAGAAATTAATTCGTCACATGAAGCTTCACCATTTTTGCCGCTGTCCAGTTTGTAACAAACGTTTTCGATACAACGGCGACATCACGAGACGCTTGGAGAGTCACAGCGGAGAGCCGGCCGGGCCTCGGACTTactgtatttaa
- the LOC117739324 gene encoding uncharacterized protein LOC117739324 isoform X2, with translation MSKVQMLRCLVNQRLTAAAQEIFGLFERTIAEYEEELCSSREENERHRKRLDAVFNPEVRNQRADVQQLVVVKQEVPFEQQDWSSSLDQEDTDPPHIKEEQEELWTSQEGEQLQGLEEAGIRFPFTSFTVKSEDDEEEEEAQSSQLHQRQTERMETYDDGEDCGGPEPDRKSDPDTHLQPHTVDKAGDSSEPETEHSDDWKETREPQSGLNSLNNEEVNVSDSKCSSASRCVGAGEGKHL, from the exons ATGTCTAAAGTCCAAATGCTGAGATGTTTAGTCAACCAGCGACTAACTGCGGCTGCGCAAGAGATATTTGGGCTGTTTGAAAGAACCATAGCAGAGTACGAGGAGGAACTTTGtagttccagagaggagaacgagcgacACCGGAAACGACTGGACGCTGTGTTCAACCCGGAAGTCCGGAATCAAAGAGCAG ACGTCCAGCAGCTGGTTGTGGTTAAACAAGAGGTTCCCTTTGAACAGCAGgactggagctccagtctggaccaggaggacacagaccccccacacattaaagaggaacaggaggaactctggaccagtcaggagggagagcagcttcaaggtctggaggaggctggtatcaGGTTCCCATTCACTTCATTCactgtgaagagtgaagatgatgaagaggaagaggaagctcagtcctctcagcttcatcaaagacaaactgaacgTATGGAAACATATGAtgatggagaggactgtggaggaccagaaccagacaggaagtcagatccagacacacatttacaacCTCATACTGTTGACAAGGCTGGAGACTCTTCTGAACCTGAGACTGAACACAGTGATGATTGGAAGGAGACCAGAGAACCTCAGTCAGGTTTAAACTCTCTGAATAATGAGGAAGTTAATGTCAGTGATTCAAAATGTAGTTCTG CTTCTCGTTGTGTGGGCGCAGGAGAAGGAAAACACCTTTAG
- the LOC117739324 gene encoding zinc finger protein 501-like isoform X1, with translation MSKVQMLRCLVNQRLTAAAQEIFGLFERTIAEYEEELCSSREENERHRKRLDAVFNPEVRNQRADVQQLVVVKQEVPFEQQDWSSSLDQEDTDPPHIKEEQEELWTSQEGEQLQGLEEAGIRFPFTSFTVKSEDDEEEEEAQSSQLHQRQTERMETYDDGEDCGGPEPDRKSDPDTHLQPHTVDKAGDSSEPETEHSDDWKETREPQSGLNSLNNEEVNVSDSKCSSGEKLFGCSECGKLFSFRGNLKIHMRTHTGPKPYSCSVCKKSFTHSRSVQKHMRIHTGERPFSCLVCEKGFIESGDLKRHMRIHTGEKPFSCSVCDKSFTQNGSLQKHMTTHTGEKPFRCVVCGKDFTESGHLKRHMITHGGEKPYSCSVCKKSFTHSRSVQKHMRIHTGEKPFSCSVCGKGFIESGDLKRHMRIHTGEKPFSCSVCNNAFAQKGCLQAHMRIHTGEKPFECSVCEKRFVRKSSLKAHMITHMGENSF, from the exons ATGTCTAAAGTCCAAATGCTGAGATGTTTAGTCAACCAGCGACTAACTGCGGCTGCGCAAGAGATATTTGGGCTGTTTGAAAGAACCATAGCAGAGTACGAGGAGGAACTTTGtagttccagagaggagaacgagcgacACCGGAAACGACTGGACGCTGTGTTCAACCCGGAAGTCCGGAATCAAAGAGCAG ACGTCCAGCAGCTGGTTGTGGTTAAACAAGAGGTTCCCTTTGAACAGCAGgactggagctccagtctggaccaggaggacacagaccccccacacattaaagaggaacaggaggaactctggaccagtcaggagggagagcagcttcaaggtctggaggaggctggtatcaGGTTCCCATTCACTTCATTCactgtgaagagtgaagatgatgaagaggaagaggaagctcagtcctctcagcttcatcaaagacaaactgaacgTATGGAAACATATGAtgatggagaggactgtggaggaccagaaccagacaggaagtcagatccagacacacatttacaacCTCATACTGTTGACAAGGCTGGAGACTCTTCTGAACCTGAGACTGAACACAGTGATGATTGGAAGGAGACCAGAGAACCTCAGTCAGGTTTAAACTCTCTGAATAATGAGGAAGTTAATGTCAGTGATTCAAAATGTAGTTCTGGTGAGAAACTATTTGGATGCTCTGAGTGTGGGAAATTATTTAGCTTCAGGGGAAATCTGAAGATACACATGAGAACTCACACAGGACCAAAACCTTACAGCTGTTCAGTTTGTAAGAAGTCTTTTACACATAGTAGAAGTGTACAGAAACACATGagaatccacacaggagagagacCTTTCAGCTGTCTCGTGTGTGAGAAAGGGTTCATTGAAAGTGGAGATCTGAAGAGGCACATGAGAATTCATACGGGAGAAAAACCTTTCAGTTGCTCAGTTTGTGATAAATCGTTCACACAGAATGGAAGTTTACAGAAACACATGAcaactcacacaggagagaaacctttcaggtGCGTAGTGTGTGGTAAAGATTTCACTGAAAGTGGCCATCTGAAAAGACACATGATAACTCACGGAGGAGAAAAACCATACAGCTGCTCTGTTTGTAAGAAGTCTTTTACACATAGTAGAAGTGTACAGAAACACATGAGAatacacacaggagagaaacctttcagctgctcggTGTGCGGCAAAGGTTTCATTGAAAGTGGAGACCTGAAGAGGCACATGAGAATTCATACAGGTGAAAAACCTTTCAGTTGCTCAGTCTGCAACAACGCATTTGCACAGAAAGGATGTTTACAGGCGCACATGagaatccacacaggagagaaacctttcgaATGCTCAGTTTGTGAGAAGAGATTTGTACGCAAGTCGAGCCTGAAGGCACACATGATAACTCATATGGGGGAGAACTCCTTTTAG
- the LOC117739327 gene encoding zinc finger protein 8-like isoform X1 — protein MSKVQMLRCLVNQRLTAAAQEIFGLFERTIAEYEEELCSSREENERHRKRLDAVFNPEVRLHRADLQQLLVVKEEVPPKQQHWSSSLDQEDPETPDIREDQEDPKPPHINEDQEDPEPPHINEDQEDPEPPHIKEDQEDPEPSHIKKEQEGDQLQGLEEAGIKFSFTPLKSEDDEEEAQSSHLHQRQTEQMETEADGEDCGGPEPDRKSDPDRPLHLYSWDMASQCYKQVTEVSVDWNEPSEPQSGLNFMKDNEYNSYEKPFRCSECGKRFNQNSNLKTHMRTHTGEKPFSCSVCGKRFGQKAHLQNHLKCHTGEKPYRCSFCNKCFARTEHLQLHMRTHTGEKPFSCNVCDKRFTWLGQFKSHKCRELWTAPGAEQLQGPEEFHTTELPFPPSKSEDDEESPQSSQLHQRHGEDCGGPGPARNSDPGSLESHGLPCNSFIGQFW, from the exons ATGTCTAAAGTCCAAATGCTGAGATGTTTAGTCAACCAGCGACTAACTGCGGCTGCGCAAGAGATATTTGGGCTGTTTGAAAGAACCATAGCAGAGTACGAGGAGGAACTTTGtagttccagagaggagaacgagcgacACCGGAAACGACTGGACGCTGTGTTCAACCCGGAAGTCCGGTTACACAGAGCAG acctccagcagctgttggtggtgAAAGAAGAGGTTCCCCCTAAGCAGCAGCACTGGAGCTCCAGcctggaccaggaggacccagagacCCCAGACATtagagaggaccaggaggaccccaagcccccacacattaatgaggaccaggaggacccagagcccccacacattaatgaggaccaggaggacccagagcccccacatattaaagaggaccaggaggacccagagccctcACACATTAAAAAGGAACAGGAGGGAGATCAGCTTCAaggtctggaggaggctggtatcaagttctcattcactcctttgaagagtgaagatgatgaagaggaagctcagtcctctcatcttcatcaaagacaaactgaacagatggaaacagaagctgatggagaggactgtggaggaccagaaccagacaggaagtcagatccAGACAGACCTTTACACCTCTATAGTTGGGACATGGCCTCACAATGTTACAAACAAGTAACTGAAGTCAGTGTTGATTGGAATGAGCCCAGTGAACCTCAGTCAGGTTTAAACTTTATGAAAGATAATGAGTATAATTCTTATGAGAAACCATTTCGCTGCTCTGAGTGCGGTAAGCGATTCAACCAAAACTCAAATCttaagacacacatgagaactcaCACCGGGGaaaaacctttcagctgctccgTTTGTGGTAAGAGATTCGGTCAGAAGGCACATCTGCAGAACCATTTGAAATGTCACACAGGAGAAAAACCGTAcagatgttcattttgtaataaATGTTTTGCACGCACTGAACATTTACAGTTACACATGAGGACCCACACGGGggagaaaccattcagctgcAACGTTTGTGACAAAAGATTCACATGGCTTGGTCAGTTCAAAAGCCACAAGTGTCGTGAACTCTGGACCGCCCCGGGGGCGGAGCAGCTTCAAGGCCCGGAGGAGTTTCACACCACCGAGCTCCCATTCCCTCCTTcgaagagtgaagatgatgaagagagtcctcagtcctcacagcttcatcaaagacaCGGAGAGGACTGTGGAGGACCAGGACCGGCCAGGAACTCGGATCCAGGGAGTCTCGAGTCACACGGACTGCCATGTAACTCATTCATTGGACAGTTCTGGTGA
- the LOC117739327 gene encoding acidic leucine-rich nuclear phosphoprotein 32 family member E-like isoform X3 translates to MSKVQMLRCLVNQRLTAAAQEIFGLFERTIAEYEEELCSSREENERHRKRLDAVFNPEVRLHRADLQQLLVVKEEVPPKQQHWSSSLDQEDPETPDIREDQEDPKPPHINEDQEDPEPPHINEDQEDPEPPHIKEDQEDPEPSHIKKEQEGDQLQGLEEAGIKFSFTPLKSEDDEEEAQSSHLHQRQTEQMETEADGEDCGGPEPDRPLQPVADETSQSSDCETDDTDRERLLCSKPLR, encoded by the exons ATGTCTAAAGTCCAAATGCTGAGATGTTTAGTCAACCAGCGACTAACTGCGGCTGCGCAAGAGATATTTGGGCTGTTTGAAAGAACCATAGCAGAGTACGAGGAGGAACTTTGtagttccagagaggagaacgagcgacACCGGAAACGACTGGACGCTGTGTTCAACCCGGAAGTCCGGTTACACAGAGCAG acctccagcagctgttggtggtgAAAGAAGAGGTTCCCCCTAAGCAGCAGCACTGGAGCTCCAGcctggaccaggaggacccagagacCCCAGACATtagagaggaccaggaggaccccaagcccccacacattaatgaggaccaggaggacccagagcccccacacattaatgaggaccaggaggacccagagcccccacatattaaagaggaccaggaggacccagagccctcACACATTAAAAAGGAACAGGAGGGAGATCAGCTTCAaggtctggaggaggctggtatcaagttctcattcactcctttgaagagtgaagatgatgaagaggaagctcagtcctctcatcttcatcaaagacaaactgaacag atggaaacagaagctgatggagaggactgtggaggaccagaaccagacagacCTTTACAACCAGTTGCTGATGAGACTTCACAGTCTTCTGATTGTGAGACTGATGACACAGATCGGGAGAGACTGTTGTGTTCAAAACCCTTGAGGTAG
- the LOC117739308 gene encoding zinc finger MYM-type protein 1-like: METEADGENSGRPEPGGGEPDLVEDLLTRPFSRRTFQEKREILTKGRPTPHLAALTKQVKSCVRHFQSTNYERYSWMTASQKSCKLYCWECLLFAPERLAAWSHVGFSNLGCLTKAATRHQRTAGHLQATVLLKTFGRTRVDSQINKQVCRETKLHNDKVKKNREILKRLIDCVIFLGKQELSFRGPDEHEDSTNKGNYVELLSFVAEHDRDFHFHLSTNKVFTGTSGQMQNDLISAVAEAMGEEIRREINQAPFVGVIVDETTAVSNTAQLVLVLRYVTDTGVKERFVRFVDVTGHKRADDVAALLVRFLEEHNCLDKVVAQCYDGTAVMGSGLNGVQAKVKEKAPMALFLHCYAHRLNVVLTQGVSKLRECKIFFSHLNGLAEYLSRSPKRTQLLDDICQRRLPRVPPTRWQYSSRLVNTVFEKRVALQELFEHIVEHHDEYDEESVRCADGYKAHLENFDFCFLLSTFHGIFEYSDVLFGMLQNQQLDVQFCLKRVDDFCDTIEREKGRFADIFETTVRGTGAPRVRRGQAEGNIRAWYQELHHDILDNILAQIRNRFKDHEKLMFLSLLDPQQFPAYRKKFPDSAFSNLKQSHGALFEDLTRLKTELTVMYAMAGFEGRSPADLLAFLQQNHLVESMRQLYGLACLAVTIPISTATVERTSSVLKRIKTSSRNTTGARLSSLASMAIEKDLLLGLKHTDKLYSRVTELFININKERRMDFVFK; this comes from the exons atggaaacagaagctgatggagagaATTCTGGAAGACCAGAACCAG GTGGCGGAGAACCGGACTTGGTGGAGGATTTACTGACAAGGCCTTTCTCACGGAGGACGTTTCAGGAAAAGCGGGAAATCTTAACAAAGGGCCGCCCAACCCCACATCTAGCAGCCTTGACCAAGCAAGTAAAATCATGTGTGCGTCACTTTCAGTCCACCAACTACGAACGATATTCCTGGATGACGGCATCGCAGAAGAGTTGCAAACTGTACTGCTGGGAATGCCTTTTATTTGCGCCTGAGCGTCTTGCCGCTTGGAGCCACGTTGGATTCTCTAACCTGGGTTGCCTTACCAAGGCTGCAACACGACACCAAAGAACGGCCGGACACCTGCAAGCCACGGTGCTCTTGAAAACGTTTGGGCGGACCCGAGTGGATTCTCAGATCAACAAACAAGTTTGCAGGGAAACGAAGCTCCACAACGACAAAGTTAAGAAGAATAGAGAAATACTGAAAAGACTGATCGATTGTGTCATATTTTTGGGTAAACAGGAACTCTCATTCAGGGGACCTGACGAACATGAAGACTCTACCAATAAAGGGAACTATGTGgagctcctttcctttgtgGCCGAGCACGACAGAGACTTCCACTTTCACCTTTCCACCAACAAAGTGTTTACCGGGACATCGGGCCAAATGCAAAACGACCTGATCAGTGCTGTCGCTGAAGCGATGGGAGAGGAGATCCGCCGTGAGATAAATCAAGCGCCCTTTGTGGGTGTTATAGTGGACGAAACCACCGCCGTGAGTAACACAGCACAGCTGGTGCTGGTGCTCCGCTATGTGACGGATACCGGCGTCAAGGAAAGGTTCGTCAGATTTGTGGACGTTACCGGCCACAAGAGAGCCGATGACGTTGCTGCTCTTCTCGTCCGGTTCCTGGAGGAGCACAATTGTCTGGACAAAGTCGTGGCTCAGTGTTACGATGGCACCGCGGTCATGGGGTCTGGACTTAATGGAGTGCAGGCTAAGGTCAAAGAGAAGGCTCCTATGGCTTTATTCTTGCACTGCTATGCCCATCGGCTGAATGTAGTGCTGACTCAAGGGGTCTCAAAGTTGAGAGAATGTAAAATATTCTTTTCACATCTCAACGGCCTCGCTGAGTATCTTTCCAGGTCTCCAAAGCGCACGCAGCTGCTCGATGACATCTGCCAGCGGCGTCTTCCTCGTGTGCCACCAACACGGTGGCAATACAGCTCCAGACTGGTCAACACGGTCTTTGAAAAGAGAGTTGCCCTGCAGGAGCTTTTTGAGCACATCGTGGAGCACCATGACGAGTACGACGAGGAGTCGGTGCGCTGTGCCGACGGCTACAAAGCCCATCTGGAGAACTTTGACTTTTGTTTTCTGCTGTCCACTTTCCACGGAATCTTTGAGTATTCAGATGTGCTTTTTGGAATGCTACAGAACCAACAACTGGACGTACAGTTCTGTCTGAAAAGAGTGGATGACTTTTGTGACACtattgagagagaaaagggacgGTTTGCTGACATTTTTGAGACCACGGTGCGTGGAACCGGTGCCCCAAGAGTCCGGAGAGGCCAAGCGGAGGGAAACATTCGTGCGTGGTACCAGGAACTCCACCACGATATCTTGGACAACATTCTTGCCCAGATACGAAATCGGTTCAAAGACCACGAGAAATTaatgtttctctccctcctcgaCCCCCAACAGTTTCCGGCCTATCGGAAGAAATTCCCAGATTCGGCCTTCTCAAACCTCAAACAGAGCCACGGAGCTCTGTTTGAGGATCTGACACGGCTTAAAACAGAACTGACTGTCATGTACGCCATGGCTGGCTTTGAAGGAAGAAGCCCTGCTGATCTTCTGGCTTTCCTTCAGCAGAACCATCTGGTGGAGAGCATGCGTCAACTTTACGGACTGGCATGTCTGGCGGTGACGATCCCGATATCCACTGCCACTGTGGAGCGGACATCTTCAGTCCTGAAACGCATCAAAACTTCTTCCAGAAACACAACTGGGGCTCGACTGTCATCTCTGGCGTCCATGGCCATCGAGAAGGacctgttactgggactgaagcacACCGATAAACTGTACAGCCGCGTCACTGAACTgtttattaacattaacaaagagaggaggatggactttGTCTTTAAGTGA
- the LOC117739327 gene encoding zinc finger protein 460-like isoform X2 translates to MSKVQMLRCLVNQRLTAAAQEIFGLFERTIAEYEEELCSSREENERHRKRLDAVFNPEVRLHRADLQQLLVVKEEVPPKQQHWSSSLDQEDPETPDIREDQEDPKPPHINEDQEDPEPPHINEDQEDPEPPHIKEDQEDPEPSHIKKEQEGDQLQGLEEAGIKFSFTPLKSEDDEEEAQSSHLHQRQTEQMETEADGEDCGGPEPDRKSDPDRPLHLYSWDMASQCYKQVTEVSVDWNEPSEPQSGLNFMKDNEYNSYEKPFRCSECGKRFNQNSNLKTHMRTHTGEKPFSCSVCVTHEDPHGGETIQLQRL, encoded by the exons ATGTCTAAAGTCCAAATGCTGAGATGTTTAGTCAACCAGCGACTAACTGCGGCTGCGCAAGAGATATTTGGGCTGTTTGAAAGAACCATAGCAGAGTACGAGGAGGAACTTTGtagttccagagaggagaacgagcgacACCGGAAACGACTGGACGCTGTGTTCAACCCGGAAGTCCGGTTACACAGAGCAG acctccagcagctgttggtggtgAAAGAAGAGGTTCCCCCTAAGCAGCAGCACTGGAGCTCCAGcctggaccaggaggacccagagacCCCAGACATtagagaggaccaggaggaccccaagcccccacacattaatgaggaccaggaggacccagagcccccacacattaatgaggaccaggaggacccagagcccccacatattaaagaggaccaggaggacccagagccctcACACATTAAAAAGGAACAGGAGGGAGATCAGCTTCAaggtctggaggaggctggtatcaagttctcattcactcctttgaagagtgaagatgatgaagaggaagctcagtcctctcatcttcatcaaagacaaactgaacagatggaaacagaagctgatggagaggactgtggaggaccagaaccagacaggaagtcagatccAGACAGACCTTTACACCTCTATAGTTGGGACATGGCCTCACAATGTTACAAACAAGTAACTGAAGTCAGTGTTGATTGGAATGAGCCCAGTGAACCTCAGTCAGGTTTAAACTTTATGAAAGATAATGAGTATAATTCTTATGAGAAACCATTTCGCTGCTCTGAGTGCGGTAAGCGATTCAACCAAAACTCAAATCttaagacacacatgagaactcaCACCGGGGaaaaacctttcagctgctccgTTTGTG TTACACATGAGGACCCACACGGGggagaaaccattcagctgcAACGTTTGTGA